One Solea senegalensis isolate Sse05_10M linkage group LG3, IFAPA_SoseM_1, whole genome shotgun sequence genomic window carries:
- the LOC122765844 gene encoding sodium- and chloride-dependent GABA transporter 2-like yields the protein MKGDVPKAVVSKAKDLLPPSEEKMEERGQWSNKVEFILSVAGSIIGLGNMWRFPYLCYKNGGGAFLIPYLIFLFTCGVPVFFLETALGQYTSQGGITCWRKISPLFEGLGYGTQVIVTLLNFYYIIVLAWGIFYLSFSFSWDLPWSSCNNTWNTENCVEFQKRNTSGDTAVYLNATSPVLEFWERRALRISPGIDHMGSLNWDLALCLFIAWVMCYFCIWKGVKSTGKVVYFTATFPYLMLIVLLVRGLTLPGAGIGIQFYLYPDLGRLSDPQVWMDAGTQIFFSYAICLGSLTALGSYNKYNNNCYRDCLSLCFLNSGTSFVAGFAIFSILGFMAYEQNVPISAVAESGPGLAFIAYPRAVTMMPFSPLWAALFFIMIVFLGLDSQFVCVESLVTAIVDMYPAVFRRKNRRELFLLAVSLVSFLMGLIMLTEGGMYVFQLFDYYAASGMCLLFMSIFETVCIAWVYGADRFYDNIEDMIGYRPGPYIKYCWLFLTPATCIGTFAFSLIKYTPLKYNNEYVYPWWGYAVGWLLALSSMVCIPLWMVYKISTTQGTFRERIQLLITPSDDLPKTKREQERLLAIFAPETDATTSKSGYSLVSEKDSNL from the exons ATGAAAG GAGATGTTCCTAAAGCTGTGGTCTCCAAGGCGAAGGACCTCCTGCCTCCttcagaggagaagatggaggagcgCGGTCAGTGGAGCAACAAGGTGGAGTTTATCCTGTCAGTCGCTGGCTCCATCATCGGCCTGGGCAACATGTGGCGCTTCCCGTACCTCTGCTACAAGAACGGAGGAG GTGCGTTCCTCATCCCCTACCTGATCTTCCTGTTCACCTGTGGCGTTCCCGTCTTCTTCCTGGAGACAGCTCTGGGCCAGTACACCAGTCAGGGAGGCATCACCTGCTGGAGGAAAATCAGCCCCTTGTTTGAAG GTCTTGGCTATGGGACTCAGGTGATTGTGACGCTATTAAACTTCTACTACATCATCGTTCTGGCCTGGGGGATTTTCTAcctgtctttctccttctcttggGACCTGCCCTGGTCGTCCTGCAACAACACGTGGAACACAG AAAACTGTGTGGAGTTCCAGAAGAGAAACACGTCAGGCGACACAGCAGTCTACCTGAACGCCACCTCTCCTGTCCTTGAGTTCTGGGA GAGGAGAGCACTGAGAATTTCCCCAGGCATTGATCACATGGGCTCTCTGAATTGGGACTTGGCCTTGTGTCTGTTTATCGCCTGGGTCATGTGCTACTTCTGCATCTGGAAGGGGGTGAAATCCACAGGAAAG GTGGTCTATTTCACTGCGACCTTCCCCTATTTGATGCTGATTGTGCTGCTGGTCAGAGGACTCACCCTGCCCGGTGCTGGCATCGGCATCCAGTTCTACCTGTACCCCGACCTGGGACGATTGTCTGACCCACAG GTGTGGATGGATGCTGGCACCCAGATTTTCTTCTCCTACGCCATTTGTTTAGGGTCACTGACGGCTCTGGGCAgctacaacaaatacaacaataactgCTACAG AGACTGCCTCTCGCTGTGCTTCCTGAACAGCGGCACCAGTTTTGTGGCTGGATTCGCCATCTTTTCCATCCTGGGTTTCATGGCGTATGAACAGAATGTTCCCATCTCAGCAGTGGCAGAATCTG GTCCTGGTCTTGCCTTCATTGCTTACCCCCGTGCTGTGACCATGAtgcccttctctcctctgtgggCTGCCCTCTTCTTCATCATGATTGTCTTTCTGGGGCTGGACAGCCAG tttgtgtgtgtcgagAGTCTTGTGACAGCGATCGTCGACATGTACCCTGCTGTGTTCCGCCGCAAAAATCGCAGGGAGCTCTTCCTGTTGGCCGTTAGTCTGGTCTCCTTCCTTATGGGCCTCATCATGTTGACGGAG GGGGGCATGTATGTCTTCCAGCTCTTTGACTACTATGCAGCCAGTGGCATGTGTCTTCTCTTCATGTCCATCTTTGAGACTGTCTGCATTGCATGGGTCTACG GTGCCGATCGCTTCTATGACAACATTGAGGACATGATTGGCTACCGCCCAGGACCTTACATCAAATACTGTTGGTTGTTTCTCACCCCTGCCACGTGCATT GGTACTTTCGCCTTCTCCCTCATCAAATACACTCCTCTTAAGTACAACAATGAGTATGTATACCCGTGGTGGGGCTATGCTGTTGGCTGGCTGCTCGCACTCTCCTCCATGGTCTGCATTCCACTCTGGATGGTGTACAAGATCAGCACGACCCAAGGGACATTCCGAGAG CGCATCCAACTGCTCATCACACCATCTGACGATTTGCCCAAAACCAAGAGGGAGCAGGAAAGGTTACTGGCTATCTTTGCTCCAGAGACGGATGCCACCACGTCTAAAAGTGGCTACTCACTTGTCTCAGAGAAAGACTCCAACTTATAA